GGTGAAAATGTTTTCATTCTTTAAGTTAGCAAATTGCACAATCCTTATTTTTACAGTGAGATGAGCATCAACTTACTTTTTATAATGGATATGCAGGTGGTACTGGTTTCACACCTAGAGATGTCACACCAGAGGCAACAAAATCTGTCATAGAGAAAGAAGCACCTGGCCTCACATATGTCATGCTTCAGGAAAGTTTGAAGGTGATGACTGACATTTTTCTATATCCCCTTGTTCTTTGGTTTAACATGGAAATCCATTATCATCAACTTTTTCTAGAGATAAGAGATAACAACTAACCATGCATATGACACTAGGGCTAAACTTTAGTGGCATTTCATTTCAATAGATTTTAGTACCCTAACTTTCCTTTAATCTGAGCTATTGAACTTATCTGTGGTACAGGTGACACCATTCGCAATGCTATCTAGAGCCACTGCGGGGATCAGAGGATCAACACTTGTACACACCATAGCTCAAACTTGGCAATTTCTCACCTCACTCTGAAACGTTCACATGTTTATCAAACCTGTTGATATATCTTTTCAGATCATCAACATGCCCGGGAACCCGAACGCCGTTGCGGAGTGCATGGAGGCGCTTCTTCCAGCACTGAAACACGCCCTGAAGCAGATAAAGGGTGATAAGAGGGAGAAGCACCCGCGCCATGTCCCTCACGCTGAAGCTGCGCCTGTGGACCAGTGGGATCGGAGTTTCCGAGCCGCGTCGTCCGGCAGGGGATGCTCGTGCGAGCCATGATCGGGGCCGATGAGAATTTGGTCCTCGCGGGCTATCGGCGTTCACTTCGTCAGCTTGTCAGTTCCTTCGTTAGCCCAGCCGCGTTCAGCTCGGAGCTAAGCAGTGACGATTTTGGTTCTGCTCACTGTTTTGTTTTCACTTCACCCGAACCTTACGAACACCAGTGTGACAAATAAAGTGGTTACAGTATATTTGATCTTGTAACTTCGGCCCGTTTAGTTACcaaaaactttttgcaaaagcATTACATTGAATTTTTGAACacaagcattaaatatagataaaaagaaaaattaattgcagataaaaagaaaaattaattgcacagttagcatataaatcgcgagacgaatcttttgagtctaattagtccatgactagctataagtgctatagtaacccaaATGTGTTAATGATagcttaattaggcttaaaagattcgtctcgcggtttcaaggtgagttatgaaattagttttttcattcgtgtctgaaaaccTTTACGATATCaggtcaaacgtccgatataacatattttcatttcaccaactaaacaggcccttcaAACTTTTGTATACACGGCACCTGATTTTACAGCGTCATAGGGTGGGTTCTATTGTGGCgagttacttaaatttttttagtaCAGTTCAGCTGCCTACCACGCTCGAATCATAATGAAGAACAACAATGGAGTAGCGGTAAGCAAGATGGATAGGCGAGCCAAATAGAATAATACGAACAATCTGCgtttcaagaaaaaaacataacaGTAATCttcaaaactacaaaaataatcGCAAGCCAGTACACACCTACTGGGCGTTGGCGTTGCCAATTTTCCACAATCAAGATGGAATACATGAAATCGAAAGGTGGTACATGTCATATTTGCGTGGGTCGCTAGGCCTACAAAATAATTAAGTACATTGCTCTCTGCTAGGCTGCTAGCACAGAAGATTTAATATCCTCTGTATGGGCAAACCTCCAGCTTATCTACACTGGTGATCCGCGGGCATCTTGCTACCGTGGGAATGCGTTGTTCAATGAATCAGTAGAAGATGCAGCGATATGCCACACATCGCCTCACAAGGATGTCGAGGCATCTTGAAATCAAAAGTATCTTCTATCTTCTTTTGACTGGAGTTCTGGATCTGGAACGCTTCTTCCTGAAATGATTAGACACAGATTTAAAGACACCACCAATATAACACAAAGTAACACAGTTACTACACAAGTGGCATAGGGCAGACAGGGTTCCAGATTTATAGGAGTTCACGCATTTGCTTCAGTGTCTAGGATTGGAGGCAGGCCAGCATATCAGCTCTGTCCCAATAAAACCTGAATTGGTGGCCTCTCTGTTTTCAGTGGTTTTTTAACATTAGTAATATTACTAGGGTTGTTTGCTTTGGACGAATGGATGCTGAATTGGGCATCTGCCGATCCTAACTGCGAACTTTGATGTCTAGTTTGGTTTGACTTTGGGCAATGTAGTGGGTTGATACACCAATATTTTTATCACTCAAAGCACAAGCGTAGTACAAAATAAAGTGACAGTTGTTCCACCAAAATCATCGAATGATCCATGAAGAACCAACCTGTCCTATTCCTAAAACCAAGCAGCCCATAAGTGTTATGCATGACAAATATATTCTAGTTCTAGGAAAAATTTTGTACCAAGGGTCTTCAATTTCTCAAGCTGAGATGGAAGTCCATGCAATAACAACTTatgtaaatttgaatttaaaacaCAAAGGTTTCATGTAAACCCAGAACACATTTTTTAATCGGGTACATGTTCTTAAGACACCTAAAGGTTGACTTCTATTTTCTCAAACtcgttaatatatttttctgcaTCTAATCAAATTCCTATAATCAGCTACAGTAAGATCGACCATATTACTGAAGCTGAGAACTCCTGAAAAATTCATGTGGAAATACCACCTGGAGTAACATAATGATAAAGGAAGAACTGATTAATCTCTTACCTTTCCGCAGATGAATAAGGCGAATGCCTGCGGTGAGAATGCTTGCTATGTGGAGACCGCGAAACTCGTCTAGAGATGAAACATAACTAAATGGGTAAGTGAAAGGATAAGAGATATATGAACCTGATGTTTCTTCACTCAGAAGATACCTGCACACTCATATCAAATTCACAAGGCATAGAATAAAAGCATTCCTATACAAGACTTACCATAGCAGATATGCGAAAGCAGTGTCCTTGAGGCACTGCCTCAAAGAACATGAATCCAGACAGATAGTACAAAATAGTTCAACCAATACATCCCCTCCCCCCCaccccaacacacacacaaaaacaaaaatctCTTATCCTCGCATGGGGAGAAAGGATGGAAATCATAGAAAAACCATGGCATGACTAGCCGTATTCATGATTTAAAAAACATCAAATGCTAAGCAATTTGTGGCTTCCAGATAACCAGAACAGAGTAAGTATGTCAGCCACATTATTGATGCCAAACATAAAAACAACTTTTAGGATTAACTAATGATGCCAGCCATAAAACAATACCATCTACAAACATGTTGAAGCTAACTGCTAATTCGCACATTTTTAACAGCATTAATCTACATTATAAATATGCTGTAAACATATAGTTACCTGTTCCTAGATTTTGGGGGTGAGGGGGACATGCTGCTTTTACATGAATGAAGTTTTctgtaacagaaaaaaaaagtaatggaCAAATTACCACGCAGGGATAACAATTAATACAATACACATTATGAGAATTTAAGAATGGCATATACCTCCTTTTCGAATTATCAGAAGGCTCATCACTTGAGACACTCTCTCGATGTGAAGAACTCTCCTTCTTGGTCCGACTTCTCGCACTTGGTGATCTTGACCTTCTACTGCTATGACTACTTGAGCCCTTTGTAGTTTGCCTCGACCTATCCTCCTTTTCATGTTTCCCTTTCTCTCTTCTATCTGCAGAATCCCTGCTTTTCTCTCTTACGTCCTTTTGAtaatcttttctctctccttttgcatCATCCTGCTTAGAGTTTCCTCTGGAACGGGGTTCCCTTGTATCAGCTCCATGTCTCACACTCCTGTCAGATCCTTTTTCCTCCTTGAAGCTACCCTTTTTATCAATATTTCCATACATGCTAGATTTATCATCATCATTATATCTTTTGGAAGAAGATTCGGATTCTTTTCTTCGAACAGCCTTTGGCTCCTTTACAAAATCTTCCTCATTGCTGCTCTTCCCTAAATGCCCTTGACTGCTCTccatattgctaaaattttcaACATTATTGCCTGAAGGTGGAACTTTTCCATTTTGGGAATATCCATGTGCCTTCTCATCCAGGGTAGGAGCCACATCCTTCGGCTGACTTGATATTTTGGCATCTGAAGGAAATTCCCTACTATGTGTGTCATGAACACGTAGCTCTTGTTTAAGTTCTGCACTTGAGTTCCTATGAGACATTTCATCATTAAATTTACGATCTTCGCCTAATGAAGCATTTTGGACCACAGAATTTCTTTCATTATGATTTCCATGCTGTTCACCATCAGTGGCTTTTTCACCTATTGATTATTTACTCGAGTTAATATATTTAAATGGACAAGTAATGCTCTGCAGGTATTTATTTTAAGAACTTACCTTCTCCTGGACGAGCTGCGCCAGCTTTAGTTTCAGACGATAAGTTTGAAACTGGAACCTTATCCTCATTATCACCCTCATCGTCCTCATCATCTGAATCATAACTAGCAAGGCCAAGAAGAGCGCCTTTAGGGGAACTTAACCCAGTACCATCAGAATGATCAGCTGAGCTAACATTAGTTGGCTTAGCAGGGACAACAACTTTAGCTGAGACCTTTGGTTTTGATTCTCCCAGACCAGGCCCCTTCACACTAGAAACTCTAGTGGGCTCATTTGCTACAATGTAGAAGAAATTATCAGAAATGCAGAATGTCTATTTAAATTTACAATTTAGCACATCACTCACGTTCAGCTGATGGATCATCTTCATTCAATACTTTTGTCGCGATCTCATCAAAAAGATCATCAGTAACCTGGAAAGTGACAAGAGGATCAAAAACTAAAGAAATGACAGGACCTTGTCAGACCTAGCAAAGTAACTTCCAGTTCCATGTTAAAAACAAGACCTTTAAGAGAACTTCAGTTAATACACGCTTAATTTCCTGGTTCATTGCTGCCATCCGGGCTGCTTCAATTTCGTCCTGCAAATAATTTTAGTCCAGTAAAATTATTACAAATAAAGGCGGCTATACTAGACTATAAAATAGATAAAAGAAAATAGAAGGGGATAAAACCAGCACATTGTTCAAATACGTTGTCTAATTATCCACCTAAAAAAGAACTAAAGGTAGCTTTCCTTTAAAATGGAGTTGCTGTAAGTGCAAATAGCTTCTCAGTAGCTAGCATATGGCCCCAACATTTCTATATGCTCCAAAAGGCcatgaatcttttttttttaacaaattagTGAATTATCTTGTGACCAAAATGAAGTCATATAAGTAGTTTTTAGTAATAGAATAGCAAACTGCAcctcatcttcttcatcatcatcagtaGATTTAGCTGAATCTACGCTTCTGCTGTCAGCCTGATCAGAACTTTTAAGTGTTTTTTCAGCATCTTCAGATCCCTTGGAGTGGAACTCTGTTGAGTGTTGCACCGAAGCACTCACTGATGTAGATTTCTTCTTCAAAAGTTCTTCGCGAAGCCAGTTAGGCACTGGAGGCTGGCCATAATAGAGCGCGGGAATCAGTCAAAGTACTTAGGCACATGAGCAGACACACGCAGGAATCTCAAAAATAAGGGTGgaagaaaaaaggaagagaagaacAAAACTTACTTTCTTTGATCTTTCTGTGACATTAAAAGGAGTGTTTGCATCCACAGGGAATGCTTCTGTCACATTACCAACTCCAAATGCTGCAGGTGGAATATAGCTTGAACCAGAAACTGCTCCAAAGAGTGGTGCAGCATGAACTGAAGGGTCCATCTGTAAGGTAAAAGTTAATTATCATATCTATGGTGCAGAGGAATCATATGGAGTAATAAAATAATAGAATTGAACCTGTGCTGCTTGTGGTGGTACTGAAGCTTGAGGAAAAAGTACTGTAGTAGATGGAATCCATGATTGCGCTGGTGCTGAATGTGCATCATGATCAGATGCTGCTATTGGAGCTGCTGGAATATTAGAATTGAAATTTGCTGTTCTGTGCACTGCCATATCAGGAGCTTTCCTACTATTAAATTCTAAAGGTTGATCACTGGGATCAACTGCAATCTTGGAAGACTGCCCATCATGCCCAAAATGAGGTTGTTCCAGTGAGGGAGCAATATGCATACTGGAAGGCGCTTGTGGAAATCCGTCTTGCATTGCTGAGGCAGTTGGAGGTAGCTGAGTCTGCGAGCTTGGATATTGAATCATAGCATTCCCAACACCTGTTATTACATTGCATAGTCAGCATTAAGCCTGGATAAAAAATGCAGGTTACCCCATCCAAACACTGAGTTATATACATTGAGCACAGCCAGCCAGTAATTAGCTTTTCTAAAATGTGATTTCCATCTAATTTCCAGGACTGGCAGCAAGAGAAATGAAGATTTTCAGTGCTTCAAAGTAAAAAGGGCTCAACCAAACATTCAATTACATTCATGATATATCAGAGGTAATTATTGAATCCATGATAAAATGGCATAGTCACTGAGAAAGTGATTCTGAGTAGATATCTGCGTATTCCTCCTTTTGAAGGTGGTGAAACCCACCAAGCAATCGCCTCAAATATAGGAAGAGTGGAGCATACACAAACAATAACGCTAGCTCAAATGTTTTTAGAAGGTAACGTGTGTCATATGCTCTTTTTTCTTAAATAAATAGCTCTGTAGACTTGCAAGTCTTTCCATATTTGAATCTGAAGGTATTACCAGGAGGGACCAGCCTTAATATGATTCAGGCTACACAGTAAGTTATATTGCCAAGCAAGCATACCTGGAGTAGAAGGATAATTATAAGATACCTCCTGCTCATAGGCGGATGGAAATGAACCAAAGTTCTTTGCTGGTGGCGCCAATGGACCTCCATCTGCAATATTATCTTCAGCTCCACTCTGGAACTGACATATCCATATATAACATATATTGAGCAATAGTAATAAGATATGGTACCTGGCAGATAGTTTGTTTCCCTGTGCTGTCCTGTCATTTGAAATGGCAACTGGTCATTACTTGACTGAGGGATTGGCGGGCGTAAAGGTTCTGCGGGCAGACCAGCTGGTTGCTGATACTGATCCTGGTAACCGTAATTATGAACTTCTGGCCTATTTGCGGATATGGCATGCTGTTGAATATGATGGTTTTCTGTAACAGATTTAGCAGCAGCCCATGCCTTCGCCTTTGTAGCCCAATCTTCCTCATTTCCATGCCCTTCCAGATGGGGagaaaaaacaaattgaaaAGGTCAATCCTGAACCATCATCAGTAACTACATTCTTACTGTAAGGGATTTGTCTGCTCCAAGAAAGCTTAGTACTATCTTATTATCAATTAGTACCATCTTATTATCAAACATATGTAAGAATTCTTTTGAAGCACAGACCATAAATACATCTAATAAGCCTATGCATTTGGTGAATCAGAAAAGGAATTATTTATAAGCAAAAGTTCAGAAAAAAGGGATAATGGGAAACATGTGCATCATACACGCTAGTTCTCATGTAAATTTACTAATACATACTGGGAATGGGCAGAAAATAGCTCCAGATGGCATAGTGGATACTTGTTTGATCACCGCTAGCGATGAGCCGATGACTACTTTAGTAAAAACTTAAAGGCAACTTACACTCCCCAAAATTCTTGAAACGCATGTACATTCAATAAACATTTGTCCCTATGCATAGTGTTATGAGCTTAAACATTGAAAGATGCATGCTGCATCATAATGATCAACCAGTGCTGTGCATCAGTAACAACACAAGTTTCATTAACATCCGGTTGTCAAGCATACTGGACCAATAAAATTAGATCCAAATGAACATAAAGCTTAGATCTAATGACAAACCTGCGTATCCATGACTTTGAGCCCACGAATGATTGGCCCAGCCCTAGGAAATAAGCAATGTCAACTAACAAAACATTATTTGAATTCAACAAAAGAACAGATAAGAAAACAGGGTCATGGGAAACATTATGTCATTTAGATTGGATGTTGAAGCCAACTGAATGTAACCTCACCAAGAGCACCTAACCAAAGCTCATGAAGGAGTGGCATCATATCTAAAGGGAACCAAATTGTTCCAAGGCACTAAGGATTTGCCACAAAGAATATGTACCAAAATGAAGTAAAGAAAATACAACAAGTGCAGGAGGTTTATTGAATGCATTCTAAAAGATGATTTAGACCTTCACCCTAGATGATCTATCCATATGAAAGTCTCCATTGTGAATAAGTGAGAACTGTACAAGGACAACACTATTCACACAATCATCCCTCAGTGACTCATCAGACCAGTTTCACACAGTCACAAAACCACCCTAGAGTTATAGTCACCTCACCCTAATCAAACACCGTATCACAC
This window of the Oryza sativa Japonica Group chromosome 4, ASM3414082v1 genome carries:
- the LOC4337289 gene encoding uncharacterized protein, coding for MDAYPHHRRFAVSGDAPPPPPPPQPQPPPPSHASPHWYPGPSPPPYPPHANHPFPPQHHQWGPPHPPPPLPQQPPPYGYHPSLPPMPMQPPPPAAGNPWPPHHAAAQPPPPSYPPPPPGQGWANHSWAQSHGYAGHGNEEDWATKAKAWAAAKSVTENHHIQQHAISANRPEVHNYGYQDQYQQPAGLPAEPLRPPIPQSSNDQLPFQMTGQHRETNYLPDGGPLAPPAKNFGSFPSAYEQEVSYNYPSTPGVGNAMIQYPSSQTQLPPTASAMQDGFPQAPSSMHIAPSLEQPHFGHDGQSSKIAVDPSDQPLEFNSRKAPDMAVHRTANFNSNIPAAPIAASDHDAHSAPAQSWIPSTTVLFPQASVPPQAAQMDPSVHAAPLFGAVSGSSYIPPAAFGVGNVTEAFPVDANTPFNVTERSKKPPVPNWLREELLKKKSTSVSASVQHSTEFHSKGSEDAEKTLKSSDQADSRSVDSAKSTDDDEEDEDEIEAARMAAMNQEIKRVLTEVLLKVTDDLFDEIATKVLNEDDPSAEPNEPTRVSSVKGPGLGESKPKVSAKVVVPAKPTNVSSADHSDGTGLSSPKGALLGLASYDSDDEDDEGDNEDKVPVSNLSSETKAGAARPGEGEKATDGEQHGNHNERNSVVQNASLGEDRKFNDEMSHRNSSAELKQELRVHDTHSREFPSDAKISSQPKDVAPTLDEKAHGYSQNGKVPPSGNNVENFSNMESSQGHLGKSSNEEDFVKEPKAVRRKESESSSKRYNDDDKSSMYGNIDKKGSFKEEKGSDRSVRHGADTREPRSRGNSKQDDAKGERKDYQKDVREKSRDSADRREKGKHEKEDRSRQTTKGSSSHSSRRSRSPSARSRTKKESSSHRESVSSDEPSDNSKRRKLHSCKSSMSPSPPKSRNRRVSRSPHSKHSHRRHSPYSSAERKKRSRSRTPVKRR